The nucleotide sequence TCGTTCTACGACCAATGAATTGCGAATGCAAGTGCGCGGCAACGATGCAGGTTTCGACACCTCGCTGCTGCTAGTACCGGGCTACGACAACCTCGGTGTTGCTCTAAAAAAAGACGGAACAAGGCTTGCCATAAATACTTGGTCAGACTTCGACACCAACAAAAAGCCAGTACTGCAAGCGGTACTTGTCAAGCGCCAGAACAGCGATATCAAGGCCGGTGTCTTCAAGGCCAGTGCAACCCTCGTGGTGGATTATCGATGAACACTCTGCATCGCGTGATGGCAATACTATCAATCGCGCTCCTATCCATTCCCTGTGTTGTAGCAGACAACCTGCTGTTCACCGGTAACCTGCTGGCACCGCCCGTCTGCAAAGTCAGCGACAAAGATGGACGTATCGACGTGCGATTCAAGAACAACATCGCCGTCAACCGTATCGATGGCGAGCTTTATCGCCAAGCGATTCCCTACCAGATCGAATGCCCGGGTGCAGCCGGTGCCGGTATCACCTGGCACATGCGCCTGACCCTCAAAGGTATCGACGCTCACTTCGACCCCACCGCGCTCAAAACCTCGGTGAAGGACTTGGGAATCAAGGTATTGCTCGCCGGTACCCCATTGATTCCCAATCAGCCCCGAGATATCGATGTCAACGCATCGACTCCGCCAGTGCTGGAGGCCGTGCCGGTGAAGCTTACCGGCGCAGCGTTGCCCAGCACCGACTTTACCGCATCGGCGCTACTGATGGCCGAACTCTACTAGGAGGCTCTATGGGCAAGTGGGCCATTACCCTGAGCGCCTGGGTCACCGCCAGCCTGTGGTTGTCGGCGGTACAGGCAGCAGAAGACAACCTGTACTTCTCCGGAACGCTGGTGAATGAGCCATGCGTGCTGGATGAGAGAGATGAGTTGATCAAACTAGACTTTAAAAGCGTAATCGACAAAGACCTATACCTTAACGGCAGAACCCGAGGAAACCTTATCGATCTGCACCTTAAAAATTGCGACTTGGACGTCGGTAAACGCATGGTCAGCATCACTTTCAATGGTAACGAAAGCAGCGCCCTTCCCGGACTGCTGGTGCTCCAAAGCGCCAGCGTGCAAGGCCTGCTGGTGGGGCTGGAGACAACGGGCGGTGAGGCCTTGCCGTTGAACAAGAGTCACCGTATGGGGGAGCTTTCTAGTGGCAACAACCTAGTCAGCTTCAATGCATACCTTCAAGGGGAACCCGAGGTGCTGGCAAATCGCGCACTAGGGTTAGGCGACTTTGAAGCATCCCTGACCTTTGCTTTGAGTTACGAGTAACCATCATGAGAAAGTTTTACTCACTAACGTTCCGCTGCATCGTGGTACTGGTATTGTTATACGGTGCTGCGGAGCAAGCACAAGCCTATAATATCATTACAACAGAAAGTCGTTATGAGCCGGGCGGTGTTCGTTACTTCTACGTTGTTCAAGATTGGACATCGGGCGGTCGTAGTCCTTGCTCAACGGAAGACAGTCGAATGAAGAACTGTAACATTTATTTAGCCACGAATCACGGGGCAGTGCGCCCCTACGAGTGGAAGGTACCTACCCACTGGGGTAACTCCACGATGGGAACGCTACTATCGGACCTCATGAGAGTGGGTTTTCGAGTGCCTTTTTACGGCTCGACTCTAGTTCCTCACGCATCCGCTAACAACCGCCTGTGCATCTCTTTTAGCTTTTCGCAAACGGGGCCAAACATTGGCGGAGGTGTCTCTCTTTTCGGCCCATGCACCAAGGTAGTTCCGCCGTCGCTGCAATGCGAGATCAAAGGCGATACAACTATCAACCATAGAAACCTACCGGATAATGCATTAAATGGGGCGAAAGCTTCGACACAACTCGATTTGCAGTGTCGAGGCCCGGCTAGTGTGACCGTATCGGCATCCAGA is from Pseudomonas mucidolens and encodes:
- a CDS encoding fimbrial protein, which translates into the protein MTEALVMNVGRAALLAVLAICASSTFAAEQQVVTIKGVVYAAIPCVINNNKPFTQPFGDVQTAGIDGYYKTITLDYSLDCSRSTTNELRMQVRGNDAGFDTSLLLVPGYDNLGVALKKDGTRLAINTWSDFDTNKKPVLQAVLVKRQNSDIKAGVFKASATLVVDYR
- a CDS encoding fimbrial protein — protein: MNTLHRVMAILSIALLSIPCVVADNLLFTGNLLAPPVCKVSDKDGRIDVRFKNNIAVNRIDGELYRQAIPYQIECPGAAGAGITWHMRLTLKGIDAHFDPTALKTSVKDLGIKVLLAGTPLIPNQPRDIDVNASTPPVLEAVPVKLTGAALPSTDFTASALLMAELY
- a CDS encoding fimbrial protein, whose product is MGKWAITLSAWVTASLWLSAVQAAEDNLYFSGTLVNEPCVLDERDELIKLDFKSVIDKDLYLNGRTRGNLIDLHLKNCDLDVGKRMVSITFNGNESSALPGLLVLQSASVQGLLVGLETTGGEALPLNKSHRMGELSSGNNLVSFNAYLQGEPEVLANRALGLGDFEASLTFALSYE